From the genome of Nicotiana tabacum cultivar K326 chromosome 2, ASM71507v2, whole genome shotgun sequence:
acgGCAAATGATGATGTTTAATAACATCAAATGCAGTAGCGGAGTCAGAAATTTCACCAAGGGAtatcaaaaaaagaaataaaacacaCGAAGAAACTAAGGGGATtcaacatatattatatatacataaaaataaatatttaatctagctatacaatataatttttcggcgaaagGTGGCTCTGCCGCTGATCATATGgtgaatatatatatttaaaagtcTCACAAACAAACAATGCAAAGAAGTTATATAGGTTTACTCAATCAGTCAATAGTCAAATTTTAACTTCAAACCCTATCTCTGAACGGCATACTGGTGTTCACCACGTATACGGTTATCGAGCAATTTTATATATTCTCTACGCAGATAAACACGAGACTTTTCTTAGAAAAGATATTTCTGTACCTGAATATTGTACTCTTTCAGCGTCCTCATTATGTCATATAGAAGACCTTTATGATCTTGGCAAACAATCTGGACAAGAGTATGACCAGGGCTCAATAAATTATCAACGGCGATAGACGCTTTATTGCAGGCAAGAGATCTACTCTGGTGTTCATTAAGTATTTCAAAGCTAAACACGTCTTCGGCAATTTCTTCAGGAAGGAATGATGGCCCTTGAGAACAACCGGTGATTTCCGATCCAACCATTTCTATGTCAAAACTAATCATCGCGTCACCTAAAACAGACTTCAACTGGTCATATGTGTCTTCTTGTCTCTTCTTTGTATGTAGAAGTTCTCTGATAAAACATTTTCATTTACGAATTAGGACTACACAAATGTTAACCAAAATACGATTTGAGTTTTGACAAATGAAAAAGAAGGTCTATATTGATTTTGATAGCTAAAAGTTTCAATAAATTACTACGCAGACAACATACTTCAGAAAGGAGGGAAGGTAGAGAAGAGAGAGCAGCAGAAAAGGATTTATGTCTTAAGAAACTACAAATCATGGGCAAAAACATTAAGGCATCCCGATGCATAAAGCATCCCGCGTTCATGCAGGGTCCAGGGGAAGGCCCACCCCAAGGGGCTATAATGTAGGCAGCCTACTCTGATGCAAGTATCAGTggctgattccacggctcgaacccgtgaccttttaggtcacacggagacaacttgactgttgctccaaggctcccctcgGCAAAAACATTAAGAGACCAATTATTTCCGAACCTTGTGTCGGTGATGAAGAACAGGTCCATCACTTTTCCATCTGGAGTAGTCGATACCTTCACCTTCTTTATTGTAAGCTCGAGATCACAAAGTACAGCCGTCACATCTGCcataatttttggaaaaattactacAGGCATAAGCGGATAACCTTCTCGAACAAAATATTTGCTAGCCGGTTGCGACCAACAACAAAGAACCAGAGGCATAAATTGTTTAAATAAGTAAACTAAACAGCTAAAGAGATAACGCttttttagattttaaaaaaagaaaaaagcattGTGCAGTAAGTTTAAAGAACAAGGTTCAAATTAGTTACCATGTAAAAGGCCCCTTCGATCGTAGCAACAAAACGTCAAGAGGAAGACATCAGGAGGGCTTGGCGACTGTAACTCAGCGCGATAATATGATATGCCGGAGGCAGATGAACAAGAAGGACAAACTCCCATCAATCTCTTCTTTAACAAACTCCACCTTGTCTTTGGTGTTCCCACCACCCAAAACACTATGTAGCACCATATCCCGTCGGTAGATACATCTtcaacaaaagaatcaaatattAATATGGCAAATTACAGAtcaaaatttaagaagaaaaaattacaaatatgtCCACTCTCCAGACACACAGAGAAGCTCTCTTCACTCCACTAAAAAATAAGGGCAGCCCGAtgtaagctcccgctatgcgcgggtccGAAGGGCTGGACACACACCAAAAGTAACCAGTAGGTTCAATTCTCCTTTGCAACATAGAATCCCAGTTTAAGAGAAAAACATAAGCATTCCATTCACAAATTCAGTACCAGCAGACTCTCACCCAAATTTCAGAAATTCAACAAGTGATTGATTATACCAGAAAAAGATTGTATCTTTTCACTCCCTGCCACACACACACAAATGAAAGCAATAAACAAGAAAGATTGAATCTTTTCACTCCCTGCCACACACACACAATGAAAGCAATAATCAAGAAAGATTGAATCTTTTCACTCTctgccacacacacacacacaatgaaagcaaaaatcaagaaAGATTGAATCTTTTCACTCTctgccacacacacacacacacacacacaaaaaaaatgaaagcaataatCAAGAAAGATTGAATCTTTTCACTCAGTGCCAcacacaaacacaaacacaaaATGAAAGCAATAATCAAGAAAGATTGAATCTTTTCGCTCCctgccacacacacacacacacacaaaatgaAAGCAATAATCAAGAAAGATTGAATCTTTTCGCTCCctgccacacacacacacacacaaaaaaatgaAAGCAATAAACAAGAAAGATTGAATCTTTTCACTCTctgccacacacacacacaaaaaaaaatgaaagcaataatCCAGAAAGATTGAATCTTTTCACTCTctgccacacacacacacacacacaaatgaAAGCAATAATCAAGAAAGATTGAATCTTTTCACTCTctgccacacacacacacacaaatgaAAGCAATAATCAAGAAAGATATAATCCAGAAAGATTGAATCTTTTCACTCTctgccacacacacacacacacaaaaatgaaagcaataatcaagaagaagataaaagaaaGAGCAAACATACCAACTCTGACAATAGAGAGACCAAAGAAGAGAATGATACGACAAAGATCAGAGCCTAAGCCAGTTTTATCTGGACAATTAACAGTAATCACACTTGGGTCTCCTTCTCTTTCTGAGTGATTCACAAGCACTACATCATCATACAATATTCCCATCTATATTCTATGGAGGAGGAGTTTCTTTGTTTTCTCCTCCTTTTCCACCAACTAAATCGCAATAAAGATtcaatctcttttttttcaaGAATATGCTGCAGCCCCTTATTTCTGTAAGattaaaaggagaaaagagaatcttcttctttctttgttttacCTCTGCTTCCTCTACATATAGCTCTGCTTGCTTAGTTTTGTTCTTTACAGATGTTTCTAATATTAAGATTTTCTTGGTGGGtatttgagaaaataataaaaaatggtcTCTTATTTTTGGGGTAGTTTAAGATCGCCcattaaatatatttttagcaATTTTGGTCCTTTAGATTTGTTGAGAATGAGCACCTTTaatttgtttcaaatatttgacagACTTTGATTGTTAAATTTAACGAAGATTATAAATAAAAAGTTAATGTGAACTCACATTTAAAGGTACAATCACTAATGTCTCCATTAGGCTAAAATATCACATCACACCCCATGGTGTACTATTATTTTTCGATTCCTACATGAATGCAGGATAATTTGTGCATCAGGTTGCCCTTTACATCTAAAGtaacttttgttatttttggtGTCTCGTACAATTTTTAAGtgcaagtttttatttttattttttatttttaatgttcGGTGCAGTTTTTATGTTGTAATTTCTGGATTTGATAGTATATCCTAGTATTtatgcttaaatattttttattttataattttcacTAAATTTAACAGATAAAAAAAATAGTAGCTTGGTGTACAAAATATCTTCCGTTCCTTTTAGGAGAAGGGTTGTACCCCAAGGAGTGTGGTATAAGGCAGCTTTATTAAATGTTTGACATATACCAAAAAGGCTCAATGGAATATTTGAGGGTCATTTTGAACCTACTCCAAACATAAAAggactatttttatcattttctcgtGTATATTTGGTTTTTACTTTTCctcttttcattttatatttctttatttatcgTTTTAGGACTGGTAAGGAGGAGAGTAATTTTCAGTGACCAAACATGTGGGGGTGAAGAAAGGTACAAACAGAGAGGGCTTTAAAATATGCGAGTAGCTAGCTGGATTTCTAGGAAATAAAATTTTATACTACTTTTTATATCTAAATTTATTAAAACTAGTTATAATGTTTTTTTCCAAATGTGATGTTTTTTCGAAGGCTACTTCTGGATGAAtttaagttttatatatatatatatatatatatatatatatatatatatatatatatatatatatattatgtctAATAGATTATGTTCACCACCAATGATGTTTATCAATAATAATTATGCCTCAATTTAGCTGCAAATGTGCTTATCAGAGGTATGATGTACAAAAAGTATGTTAGCACTGGCAAGTAACTCGACTCCTAAGCTCACTTCGGTCGCAAAGACTTTCTCCTTAGGCGCATATCTCACAATATAAAACGAGGGTTTCGCTCGTTATAAAACTCGACCAAACATCTCACGATACGAACTGACGACAGCATGCAACACTTGTACGAAAGTAAGTACCTTATCAGTATTCTACTAAATAAATTGAAATTTGTTATACCTTAGTTAGAAATATTGAGTCCGCTAATTTGAATTAgtatttggaaattttgaaaaaagatagtaagtactccctccgttcacttttagttgtcaagcattctaaaaataaattttcatttttatttatcaCTTTTCAcatatcaagagaaaaataatatatttttcttgttttgccccttagcattaattactcatttcaaattattttccaaattcattaaaactatacaccaattaatatgagtatcatgataaataatgtaatttatttattattttttaagtgaTGTGCAAAGTAAATAgttgacaagtaaaaatgaacgaAGGGTATACTATATTGGtaagttaaattttattttctaacAAAAATTTAAAGTGATTAATCAGTTGCAAAATTCAAATGTTCAAATTGAGGATAGGAAGCAAAGCACTACAAAACCCCACGTGGCTAATGACAACTGATAAGGATTGAAATATCATTAGTTTTATGTCTGTCGGTTTGACTATATACTTTATTAGGTCAAtgcattatctttttttttttttaaatctcatTTGCGGATAACTTGGAACTCAATTATATCGTGAATTCTCGTCAGATCCACACACTTTTTTTAGCCGCCGATCACGTGTCTTATTTTCTGATTGCCCCTCTCACGTGCTTATCTCGACGGACTTTACAAGAAAACtggaagataattttttttttctaaaaataatattaatgaaaacactttcaaaataaaaaactaaaaggAAAAAAGCTGATCATCATATAATTTTTCCATCCTAATGACTACTCAATTTTTGGTCACAAACCAACtaatcaattttatattttttattgttttaaaTAATGCTCATTTggctaaaaaaaaaaaggaattttcttCGTCCGGAATTAATActttatattgttattgttgtcgtGGATTTAATGACTAgttaattaaaaagggaaaaaaagattGTAATatcaattttacttttattttttctccttGTCCCTCATCTATTAAAACGAGTTGATACAGAAGCTTTGAGATTGGAACATATCTATTGGTAACAAAGCATCCAAAGAAGTACGAAAATTGCTTGCACTCTTTAGCTGTTAAATTTCATCCAATGTATAAAGGAAATGAGAAGGAAAAAATGCGAGGTGAGGTCATAGTGGATAACAAGATTATGTAATATCAATAATTGAATTGTTTATATTGGAGAAAGTATGAATGGGATCTTGATCTTAGGATAAAGTTGGAGAATAAAAAGGAGAGGGATATTAAAGGGCAAATATTACTTTTAATCTGTCGgccgaaattatttatattcgaaattatttatatttggtagtcgcataaatatataaaatttaatatatttttatatatattatatagaaatatatacatatacaaaaaaatacaaaaaatatatattttttggactATTATTTTGAGGACGGATGACATTTATTAAAGTGGAGGGTGGCCCAAATCCTATTTTAAGTAGTGCACAACTTCTTTGTTCCTTCCTATGGTGTTTTTCTAATGCTTCATATTGTAAGAAAGttaataaaataacaattcaaTATAAAATAAAGTATGCACTAGATCTAGTTCTTATGGTGGGAttaaaaattaattgtttttttgACAGTGAGAGGTTGAAACTTGGTATTAAAAGCTCCCAATACAAGTGGGGTTTTGTACCATTTTCATTGCATTATAATACAATAATGATCATGCTTGTAATTTAATATATGTGAAAGTGGAAGGACTAGGATTAGATTCATATCCCTTTCCAAATAAAAGTAGACAAATCGTCTAACATTTTTGTATATGAtgcatttttttcatgttttataGCCTTTATTAAAAAAATAGGGAAGGGGAGTGTGAAGTTAAGAAAGAGGCTAGAATTTGAAACTTATGAGTTCTAATTTTTTTCACTTATTGAgttctaaatatatatatatatatatatatatatatatatatatatatatatatatatatatatatatatatatatatataaataattttgtaatacaaatacaAAGAAATAGGAAAACATAAAGGAATAGCGACTTTTGGTTGTTTGAACTCAATATTTACGACATGTTCTATTTTATGAGACGTTGAGTATAAATAGTAGATTGAGAACCCATCAATCAAATGAGTTTGTAATAGAATTTTGAACTTGAACTTATAAAAAAACGAGTAACTCGGCGCATAAAGTATTTCGTATTCATGCAAGGTTTGGGAAGGGTCACACCTCAAGAGGTGTGGTGTGGATAATCTACTCTAATGTATGCATTAGTGATTGCTTTCACGTCTCGAACATGTGACCTATAAATCACACAAAAACAACTTTACATTACTCCAAGGCTTCCCGTCGAACTTGAGCTCATAATGTTCAAATTTTGAAACCGTCTCTGCGAGAAAATAATAAGCGGGGCGTAATTCATTATTCCAATTATGTATCTATCATTCAATAAATATTATTACTCAAACTCGATCAAAGTAACAAATGTAAGATACATATCTTTCATTCATTACTATATAATCTTAATGTAATTTTTAACTGCTAAAATTAAAATACGTAAATAGGGTAAATAAAGAGTGTGAGTAAACTTTTACCCGTCGCTTATTAAACTAAGGAGGAGATATGAAGTACTAATGTTTTTGCATCTGCTTTTAGTCTGGTTCAAGACCGGATGTTTTCAAGAATAAAGATT
Proteins encoded in this window:
- the LOC107801114 gene encoding ACT domain-containing protein ACR10, which gives rise to MGILYDDVVLVNHSEREGDPSVITVNCPDKTGLGSDLCRIILFFGLSIVRVDVSTDGIWCYIVFWVVGTPKTRWSLLKKRLMGVCPSCSSASGISYYRAELQSPSPPDVFLLTFCCYDRRGLLHDVTAVLCDLELTIKKVKVSTTPDGKVMDLFFITDTRELLHTKKRQEDTYDQLKSVLGDAMISFDIEMVGSEITGCSQGPSFLPEEIAEDVFSFEILNEHQSRSLACNKASIAVDNLLSPGHTLVQIVCQDHKGLLYDIMRTLKEYNIQISYGRFTSKTKTECELDLFIMQADGKKIVDPSKLNALCSRLQMELCRPLRVALMNRGPDAELLVANPVELSGKGRPIVFYDITLALKMLNIGVFSAEIGRYLIGDREWEIYRVLLDEGTGSGPPRSKIEEAVWKMLMGWE